The following proteins are co-located in the Onychomys torridus chromosome 6, mOncTor1.1, whole genome shotgun sequence genome:
- the LOC118586192 gene encoding late cornified envelope protein 1C-like has protein sequence MSCQQSQQQCQPPPKCAPKCPPKCQTPKCPPKCPPKCPPKCPPVSSCCSLGSGGCCGSSSGGGCGSSSGGCCSSGGGGCCLSHHRPRRSLRRHRHSSGCCSSGGSSGCCGSSGGSSGCCSSGGSSGCCGSSQQSGDCC, from the coding sequence ATGTCCTGCCAGCAGAGCCAGCAGCAGTGCCAGCCCCCTCCCAAGTGTGCCCCCAAGTGCCCTCCCAAGTGCCAGACTCCAAAGTGTCCCCCCAAGTGTCCTCCCAAGTGTCCTCCCAAGTGCCCCCCTGTGTCTTCCTGCTGTAGCCTGGGTTCTGGGGGCTGCTGtggctccagctctgggggaggctgtggctccagttcTGGGGGCTGCTGCAGCTCTGGGGGTGGTGGCTGCTGCCTGAGCCACCACAGACCCCGCAGATCTCTCCGTCGCCATCGTCACAGCTCTGGATGCTgcagcagtggtggcagcagtggctgctGTGGCAGCAGTGGAGGCAGCAGTGGATGCTgcagcagtggtggcagcagtggctgctGTGGCAGCAGCCAGCAGTCTGGAGACTGCTGCTGA
- the LOC118586194 gene encoding late cornified envelope protein 1A-like, translating into MSCQQNQQQCQPPPKCCPPKCPPVSSCCSLGSGGCCGSSSGGCCSSGGGGCCLSHHRPRRSLRRHRHSSGCCSSGGSSGCCGSSGGSSGCCSSGGSSGCCGSSGGSSCGSSQQSGGCC; encoded by the exons ATGTCCTGCCAGCAGAACCAGCAGCAGTGCCAGCCCCCTCCCAAGTGT TGTCCTCCCAAGTGCCCCCCTGTGTCTTCCTGCTGTAGCCTGGGCTCTGGGGGCTGCTGTGGCTCCAGCTCTGGGGGCTGCTGCAGCTCTGGGGGTGGTGGCTGCTGCCTGAGCCACCACAGACCCCGCAGATCTCTCCGTCGCCATCGTCACAGCTCTGGATGCTGTagcagtggtggcagcagtggctgctgtggcagcagtggaggcagcagtggctgctgtagcagtggtggcagcagtggctgctGTGGCAGCAGTGGAGGCAGCAGCTGTGGCAGTAGCCAGCAGTCTGGGGGCTGCTGCTGA
- the LOC118586193 gene encoding late cornified envelope protein 1C-like → MSCQQNQQQCQPPPKCPPKCQTPKCPPKCPPKCPPKCPPVSSCCSLGSGGCCGSSSGGGCGSSSGGCCSSGGGGCCLSHHRPRRSLRRHRHSSGCCSSGGSSGCCGSSGGSSGCCSSGGSSGCCGSSGGSSCGSSQQSGGCC, encoded by the coding sequence ATGTCCTGTCAGCAGAACCAGCAGCAGTGCCAGCCCCCTCCCAAGTGCCCTCCTAAGTGCCAGACTCCAAAGTGTCCCCCCAAGTGTCCTCCCAAGTGTCCTCCCAAGTGCCCCCCTGTGTCTTCCTGCTGTAGCCTGGGCTCTGGGGGCTGCTGtggctccagctctgggggaggcTGTGGCTCTAGTTCTGGGGGCTGCTGCAGCTCTGGGGGTGGTGGCTGCTGCCTGAGCCACCACAGGCCCCGCAGATCTCTCCGTCGCCATCGTCACAGCTCTGGATGCTGCAGCAGTGGAGGCAGCAGTGGCTGctgtggcagcagtggtggcagcagtggctgctgtagcagtggtggcagcagtggctgctGTGGCAGCAGTGGAGGCAGCAGCTGTGGCAGTAGCCAACAGTCTGGGGGCTGCTGCTGA